The following proteins are encoded in a genomic region of Pseudobdellovibrionaceae bacterium:
- the gap gene encoding type I glyceraldehyde-3-phosphate dehydrogenase codes for MKKIKVGINGFGRIGRVFFRQAFDNIEIVGINDLCSAELSAHLLKYDSAHGVWEKNVKVENNNLVVDGQSIALSQHRNPADIPWKKWGVDIVVECTGIFKTKEDFSKHLLAGAKKVIVSAPAPGVDCTIVYGVNHKDYEKDKHNILSNASCTTNCLAPLVKVLDEAFGIDFGMMTTIHSYTNDQNILDAPHSDFRRARAGALSMIPTSTGAAKAVTKVLPHLKGKIDGLAVRVPTANVSLVDFVMRAKQTMTKDKVLSVVKEAASGSLQSILSYETKQLVSSDFNGSLYSSIVDMDSVMILEDKTLKILSWYDNENGFSARMLDLVNYIGKEYA; via the coding sequence ATGAAAAAAATAAAAGTAGGAATTAATGGCTTTGGAAGAATTGGAAGAGTTTTTTTTCGCCAAGCTTTTGATAATATAGAAATAGTAGGGATTAATGATTTGTGTTCTGCCGAGTTATCTGCTCATTTATTAAAGTATGATAGTGCCCATGGAGTTTGGGAAAAAAATGTAAAAGTGGAAAATAATAATTTAGTAGTAGATGGTCAAAGCATTGCTCTTTCGCAACATAGAAATCCTGCCGATATTCCATGGAAGAAGTGGGGAGTAGATATTGTTGTCGAATGCACTGGAATTTTTAAAACCAAAGAGGATTTTAGTAAACATTTATTAGCTGGTGCAAAAAAAGTGATTGTTTCCGCTCCTGCACCAGGGGTGGATTGCACTATAGTTTATGGGGTAAATCATAAAGATTATGAAAAAGATAAACACAATATTTTAAGTAATGCTTCTTGCACAACTAATTGCTTAGCTCCTTTAGTTAAAGTTTTAGATGAAGCTTTTGGTATTGATTTTGGTATGATGACTACCATTCATTCTTATACCAATGACCAAAATATATTAGATGCCCCTCATAGCGATTTTAGAAGAGCTCGAGCGGGGGCTTTGTCTATGATTCCTACTAGTACTGGAGCCGCCAAGGCGGTAACTAAAGTATTACCGCATTTAAAGGGAAAAATTGATGGTTTAGCAGTAAGAGTACCCACAGCCAATGTCAGTTTGGTAGATTTTGTAATGCGTGCTAAACAAACAATGACTAAAGATAAAGTGTTATCTGTTGTTAAAGAGGCCGCCAGTGGTTCTTTACAGTCTATTTTATCTTATGAAACCAAACAGTTAGTTAGTTCAGATTTTAATGGAAGTCTTTATAGTTCTATTGTGGATATGGACTCTGTTATGATTTTGGAAGATAAAACTTTAAAAATTTTATCGTGGTATGATAATGAAAATGGATTTTCTGCTCGAATGTTAGATTTAGTAAATTATATTGGAAAAGAATATGCTTAA